A stretch of the Gemmatirosa kalamazoonensis genome encodes the following:
- a CDS encoding caspase family protein encodes MSPARRHAGRLLLRVAALALGARAAHAQSRHALLIGINQYEYAAPVLTSWQRHVQPAVAAWRARLQGSAPATAARLTGEPAPHRQLVGDLDGAVNDATAMAEVLQHRYQFAPPRLLLNEHATRDSILAALRQLADDARPGDVIVFYYAGHGSQRVNSLSTRKLNHLDQTIVPADANAGQFDIRDMELAAAFDRVLDRIGPTGTLTLIFDSCHSGAVTRGEPSPSKVRWAAADPRDAADSVAVPPPEDRGALFLAAAQDFEPSSEVTTSDIEGRPRAHGAFTAALLRVMRSAPPNEPAMRVFERARAILQQDGLAQNPVIRGTESDRRRSLFGTYHGAIAGGVTAPVLRVEHDTVRLQAGLAVGLAPGAELRLVDSAPNAPVRLKVVAVHGLAESDAVAIAGSPGRLSPGTLFVVDRWTSASGPALRVWIPAGREPAALTRDVAALGALRHGSVAEWTDDPTTLPDDGRPLYVVRYEPDGWHLVTPAGATMRLATATADEVGRAIAAAESAATSVRERERTALRAAGAQADGILPPAGVRPRVAVLVPPPTPLRTSLRLGRGTPNDAVEPVDDPAAADYLLAGRLGDGGVSYAWLRPNGSAASQRRSSLPPRTLWVGSGALDVAADSLTELATRLARLRGWLTLAAPPDTGESRFPYRLALRNRATGALRDSGETHDGESFDLVLQRDSTIPVDRIPARWVYVLAIDSYGRGIPLFPSAGLGGNRVPMDSAGTDIAPPVITLPRRAPIRIVPPYGVDTFVLLTTAEAIDPDVLRFDGVRGASSDAAGGTLSRLLARVGRTRGVDDDPVPSSWSVQRLALRSGPATTAKP; translated from the coding sequence GTGAGCCCCGCGCGCCGCCACGCCGGCCGTCTCCTGCTCCGCGTGGCGGCGCTCGCACTCGGCGCGCGCGCCGCACACGCGCAGTCGCGCCATGCGCTGCTGATCGGCATCAATCAGTACGAGTACGCCGCGCCCGTCCTCACGTCGTGGCAGCGCCACGTGCAGCCGGCGGTCGCCGCGTGGCGAGCGCGGTTACAGGGCAGCGCGCCGGCGACTGCGGCGCGCCTCACCGGCGAGCCCGCGCCGCACCGGCAGCTCGTCGGAGATCTCGACGGTGCGGTGAACGACGCGACGGCGATGGCCGAAGTGCTCCAGCATAGATATCAGTTCGCACCGCCGCGGCTCCTGCTCAATGAGCACGCAACGCGCGACTCGATCCTCGCCGCGCTGCGCCAGCTCGCCGACGACGCGCGGCCGGGCGATGTGATCGTGTTCTACTACGCCGGCCACGGCTCGCAGCGCGTGAACTCGCTCAGCACCCGCAAGCTGAACCACCTCGATCAGACCATCGTCCCGGCCGACGCGAACGCGGGCCAGTTCGACATCCGCGACATGGAGCTTGCCGCGGCGTTCGATCGCGTGCTCGATCGCATCGGCCCGACGGGCACGCTGACACTCATCTTCGACAGCTGCCACAGCGGCGCGGTCACGCGCGGCGAACCGAGTCCGTCGAAGGTACGGTGGGCAGCCGCCGACCCGCGCGACGCGGCCGACTCCGTCGCCGTACCGCCGCCGGAGGATCGCGGCGCGCTGTTCCTCGCCGCGGCGCAGGACTTCGAGCCGTCGAGCGAGGTGACGACGTCCGACATCGAGGGGCGGCCACGCGCGCACGGCGCGTTCACCGCGGCGCTCCTGCGCGTCATGCGCTCGGCGCCCCCGAACGAGCCGGCGATGCGGGTGTTCGAGCGCGCCCGCGCGATCCTGCAGCAGGACGGCCTCGCGCAGAACCCGGTGATCCGCGGCACCGAGTCCGACCGCCGCCGCTCGCTGTTCGGCACGTATCACGGCGCGATCGCGGGCGGCGTCACCGCGCCGGTGCTGCGCGTCGAGCACGACACGGTGCGGCTGCAGGCGGGCCTCGCCGTCGGTCTCGCGCCGGGCGCGGAGCTGCGACTCGTCGACTCGGCGCCTAACGCGCCGGTGCGGCTGAAGGTCGTCGCGGTGCACGGACTCGCCGAGAGCGACGCGGTGGCCATCGCCGGCTCGCCAGGTCGCCTCTCGCCCGGCACGCTCTTCGTGGTCGACCGATGGACGTCCGCGAGCGGTCCGGCGCTGCGCGTGTGGATCCCGGCCGGCCGCGAGCCGGCGGCGCTGACGCGCGACGTCGCCGCGCTCGGCGCGCTCCGCCACGGTTCGGTCGCGGAGTGGACCGACGATCCCACGACGCTGCCCGACGACGGACGGCCGTTGTACGTGGTGCGCTACGAGCCGGACGGCTGGCATCTCGTCACACCGGCCGGCGCGACGATGCGGCTCGCCACTGCAACAGCGGACGAGGTGGGCCGCGCGATCGCCGCGGCGGAGTCCGCCGCGACCTCGGTGCGCGAGCGCGAGCGTACCGCGCTGCGTGCCGCCGGCGCCCAGGCCGATGGCATCCTGCCGCCCGCGGGCGTACGGCCACGCGTGGCGGTGCTCGTGCCGCCGCCGACACCGCTGCGCACCAGTCTCCGGCTCGGACGCGGAACGCCGAACGACGCCGTCGAGCCGGTCGACGACCCCGCGGCGGCCGACTACCTGCTCGCCGGTCGGCTCGGCGACGGTGGCGTCAGCTACGCGTGGCTGCGGCCTAACGGCAGCGCGGCGTCGCAGCGGCGCTCGAGTCTTCCGCCGCGCACGCTGTGGGTGGGCTCCGGCGCGCTCGACGTCGCGGCCGACTCACTCACCGAGCTCGCGACGCGCCTGGCGCGGCTGCGCGGCTGGCTCACGCTCGCGGCGCCGCCGGACACCGGCGAGTCTCGGTTCCCGTATCGGCTCGCCCTTCGAAATCGAGCGACCGGCGCGCTCCGCGACTCCGGCGAGACGCACGACGGGGAGAGCTTCGACCTCGTGCTGCAGCGCGACTCGACGATCCCGGTCGACCGCATTCCCGCGCGCTGGGTGTACGTGCTGGCGATCGACAGCTACGGACGCGGCATCCCGCTCTTCCCTTCGGCGGGGCTCGGCGGTAACCGGGTGCCGATGGACTCCGCGGGCACCGACATCGCGCCGCCGGTGATCACGCTGCCGCGCCGCGCGCCCATCCGCATCGTGCCGCCGTACGGCGTCGACACGTTCGTCCTGCTGACGACGGCGGAGGCGATCGACCCCGACGTGCTGCGCTTCGACGGCGTACGCGGAGCGTCGAGCGACGCGGCGGGCGGAACACTCTCACGGCTCCTCGCCCGCGTCGGGCGCACGCGCGGCGTGGACGACGACCCCGTGCCGTCGTCGTGGTCGGTGCAGCGGCTAGCGCTGCGCAGCGGGCCGGCGACGACGGCGAAGCCGTGA
- a CDS encoding response regulator, with protein MCPFDLGDGPAAEPAARAPSAVPPVLLVDDVPADAAASRAVLERGGYEVAAEVDGDVVLRLVRAALTRCVVSELHIGCAEGPCVVMVLKGDRRRLPRLRVLVYTRHRSAADLDRALQTGSDAVLYKPATASVLLREVRRLDALGGTNGGSEDGRAGGAAP; from the coding sequence ATGTGCCCGTTCGATCTCGGCGACGGCCCGGCGGCGGAGCCGGCCGCGCGCGCGCCGTCCGCGGTGCCGCCGGTGCTCCTCGTCGACGACGTCCCTGCCGACGCGGCGGCGAGTCGCGCCGTGCTCGAGCGCGGTGGGTACGAGGTCGCCGCGGAGGTGGACGGCGACGTCGTGCTGCGGCTGGTGCGCGCCGCCCTCACGCGCTGCGTGGTGTCCGAGCTGCACATCGGGTGCGCCGAGGGGCCGTGCGTCGTCATGGTGCTCAAGGGGGACCGGCGCCGGCTCCCGCGGCTGCGCGTGCTCGTCTACACCCGCCACCGGAGTGCCGCCGATCTCGACCGGGCGCTGCAGACCGGCAGCGACGCGGTGTTGTACAAGCCGGCCACCGCCAGTGTGCTGTTGCGCGAGGTGCGCCGACTCGATGCGCTGGGCGGGACGAACGGCGGATCGGAGGACGGCCGCGCCGGAGGTGCGGCGCCGTGA
- a CDS encoding ABC transporter permease translates to MTSPRLALRALRQTPFVTAVAILSLALGIGANAAIFSLFDQLLLRPLPVRDPARLVNLVAPGPKPGAVACGMAGSCDAVFSYPMFRDLERAPATRAVLSGLAGHRDFGANLAFRGETRSGTGMLVSGSYFPTLGLTPALGRLFGAADDETPGAHPLAVLSYAYWNTRLGHDRGVLGQIVVINGQAMTIVGVAPRGFEGTTLGMHPDVFVPLAMRELMAPGWKVVDNRRAYWLYVFGRLAPGATAEQAARGLTAAYRPILADVEAPLQKGMSAATMARFRTKQIVVKPGARGQSAQPTDARAPLLLLFAITGIVLLIACANIANLLLARGARRAGEMAVRLSLGAGRGALVRQLLTESLALGAAGGALGLGVAYWTLRGITALLPADDAQTVHTRLDPTVVAFAALVALCTAVLFGLFPALHSTRPGLIGTIRSSAGQLSGARAATRFRTSLVTTQIALAMTLLVCAGLFIRSLVNVSRVDLGLATERVVTFGISPQLNGYANARSAALFERLEQELAAQPGVAAVTAARVPLLAGSNWGTEVAVEGFHRDADTDANARYNQVGAGYFQTLGSALLAGRAFTAADGPGAPKVAIVNETFARKFGLGRQAVGRHMAMGNIGSDADHRLDIEIVGLMRDAKYSEVKGETPPTFLLPFRQDSAIGEMNYYVRTTLTSEQVLRAIPRIVQSLDPNLPVENLKTLPQQVRENTYLDRLVSVLAVAFAVLATLLAAIGLYGVLAYTIAQRTREIGVRMALGASRAQVRGMVLRQVTRMTFAGGVVGVAAALALGTAAKSLLFGLPGWDPLSIGLAAALLALVAYGAGYLPARRAATVEPIRALRYE, encoded by the coding sequence ATGACCAGCCCGAGGCTCGCGCTCCGCGCGCTCCGCCAGACGCCGTTCGTCACCGCAGTCGCCATCCTGTCGCTCGCCCTCGGCATCGGTGCGAACGCGGCGATCTTCTCGCTGTTCGACCAGCTGCTGCTCCGGCCGCTGCCCGTACGCGATCCGGCGCGGCTCGTGAACCTGGTCGCGCCGGGACCGAAGCCCGGCGCGGTGGCGTGCGGCATGGCGGGCAGCTGCGACGCCGTGTTCAGCTACCCGATGTTCCGCGATCTCGAGCGCGCCCCGGCGACGCGGGCCGTCTTGAGCGGGCTCGCGGGGCATCGCGACTTCGGGGCGAACCTCGCGTTCCGCGGGGAGACGCGGAGCGGCACGGGGATGCTGGTGTCGGGCTCGTACTTTCCGACCCTCGGTCTCACGCCGGCGCTGGGCCGGCTGTTCGGGGCGGCGGACGACGAGACGCCGGGCGCACACCCGCTCGCCGTGTTGAGCTACGCCTACTGGAACACCCGGCTCGGCCACGACCGGGGCGTGCTCGGCCAGATCGTCGTCATCAACGGGCAGGCGATGACCATCGTCGGCGTCGCGCCGCGCGGGTTCGAGGGGACGACGCTCGGCATGCACCCGGACGTCTTCGTGCCGCTCGCGATGCGCGAGCTGATGGCGCCGGGGTGGAAGGTCGTCGACAACCGCCGCGCGTACTGGCTCTACGTCTTCGGCCGTCTCGCGCCGGGGGCGACGGCGGAGCAGGCGGCGCGCGGCTTGACCGCCGCGTACCGGCCGATCCTCGCCGACGTCGAGGCGCCGCTGCAGAAGGGCATGAGCGCGGCGACGATGGCGCGCTTCCGCACGAAGCAGATCGTCGTCAAGCCGGGCGCGCGGGGGCAGAGCGCGCAGCCGACCGACGCCAGGGCGCCGCTGCTGCTCCTGTTCGCCATCACGGGCATCGTGCTGCTCATCGCGTGCGCGAACATCGCGAACCTGCTGCTCGCGCGCGGCGCGCGGCGCGCGGGGGAGATGGCCGTGCGGCTCTCGTTGGGCGCCGGGCGCGGTGCGCTCGTGCGGCAGCTGCTGACGGAGTCGCTGGCGTTAGGCGCGGCGGGCGGCGCGCTCGGTCTCGGAGTCGCGTACTGGACGCTCCGCGGGATCACCGCGCTGCTGCCCGCCGACGACGCCCAGACGGTTCACACGCGGCTCGACCCGACGGTCGTGGCGTTCGCCGCGCTCGTCGCGCTATGCACGGCGGTGCTGTTCGGCCTGTTCCCCGCGCTGCACAGCACGCGGCCGGGCCTCATCGGCACGATCCGGTCGAGCGCGGGGCAGCTCTCCGGCGCGAGGGCGGCGACGCGGTTCCGCACGTCGCTCGTGACGACGCAGATCGCGCTCGCGATGACGCTGCTCGTCTGCGCCGGACTGTTCATCCGCAGTCTCGTGAACGTGAGCCGCGTCGACCTCGGTCTCGCGACGGAGCGCGTCGTGACGTTCGGGATCTCGCCGCAGCTCAACGGCTACGCGAACGCGCGGTCGGCGGCGTTGTTCGAGCGGCTGGAGCAGGAGCTCGCGGCCCAGCCGGGCGTCGCGGCCGTCACGGCGGCGCGCGTGCCGCTGCTCGCGGGCAGCAACTGGGGCACCGAGGTCGCCGTCGAGGGATTCCACCGCGACGCCGACACCGACGCCAACGCGCGCTACAACCAGGTCGGCGCGGGCTACTTCCAGACGTTAGGCAGCGCGCTGCTCGCCGGGCGGGCATTCACGGCCGCGGATGGCCCGGGCGCCCCGAAGGTCGCGATCGTCAACGAGACGTTCGCGCGGAAGTTCGGCCTCGGACGGCAGGCGGTCGGCCGGCACATGGCCATGGGCAACATCGGCAGCGACGCCGATCACCGGCTCGACATCGAGATCGTCGGGCTGATGCGCGACGCGAAGTACTCCGAGGTCAAGGGCGAGACGCCGCCGACGTTCCTCCTCCCGTTCCGGCAGGACAGCGCCATCGGCGAGATGAACTACTACGTGCGGACGACGCTCACGTCCGAGCAGGTGCTGCGAGCGATTCCGCGCATCGTGCAGTCGCTCGACCCGAACCTGCCGGTCGAGAACCTCAAGACGCTGCCGCAGCAGGTGCGCGAGAACACCTACCTCGACCGCCTCGTGAGCGTTCTCGCCGTCGCGTTCGCGGTGCTCGCGACGCTGCTCGCGGCGATCGGGCTGTACGGCGTGCTGGCGTACACGATCGCGCAGCGGACGCGCGAGATCGGCGTGCGCATGGCGCTCGGGGCGAGCCGCGCCCAGGTCCGCGGGATGGTGCTGCGCCAGGTGACGCGCATGACGTTCGCCGGCGGCGTCGTGGGCGTCGCGGCGGCGCTCGCCCTCGGCACGGCGGCGAAGTCGCTCCTGTTCGGGCTCCCCGGCTGGGACCCGCTGTCGATCGGGCTCGCGGCGGCCCTGCTCGCGCTCGTGGCGTACGGGGCGGGCTATCTGCCCGCGCGCCGGGCCGCGACCGTGGAGCCGATTCGGGCGCTGCGATACGAGTGA
- a CDS encoding alpha/beta hydrolase-fold protein, with product MPRVTHLPSFLIGLALASPAAAQRERVEPWVPIRIASRALGRRTIDVAVPDAYERGSDRYAVLVVLDAEDRAMFRLAIAQAAYLAENADGVPPMIVVGVENGADRLHDMLPAPTGSSVAEFPTGGGADAFARFLFDEALPAVRARYRTLPTTVLAGFSAGGVFALYSAATWPGRYQGVIAMDPAIWYNDRRPAVEYADAIARSSARQRIFAGHHGLGDADIDTTTRRFASHLDSIRPPNVAFAHRRYPDDWHALVPLSALPDGLRFVFAPVATQSLPIATLDERADSAAVVRALAASEAMYADSARTLLLSERLPEPDVNRLARVASNTLKQPRVALLVLRRNVTLHPGSARAVARLAAGHLALGDTTGAIAQLRRAIAMAPSSPTELPGDARSTLDTLLQRRAPRRRARLVTGAWPSVREDRTLRRNPFVIAPDSVSAP from the coding sequence ATGCCGCGCGTCACTCACCTGCCGTCGTTCCTCATCGGACTCGCGCTCGCGTCGCCGGCGGCCGCCCAGCGCGAGCGCGTCGAGCCGTGGGTTCCGATCCGCATCGCCTCGCGTGCGCTCGGTCGCCGGACGATCGACGTGGCGGTGCCCGACGCCTACGAGCGAGGGAGCGACCGCTACGCGGTGCTCGTCGTGCTCGACGCCGAGGACCGCGCGATGTTCCGGCTCGCCATCGCGCAGGCCGCGTATCTGGCCGAGAACGCCGACGGCGTGCCGCCGATGATCGTCGTCGGCGTGGAGAACGGCGCGGACCGGCTGCACGACATGCTGCCCGCCCCCACCGGCTCGTCGGTGGCGGAGTTTCCCACCGGCGGCGGGGCGGACGCGTTCGCGCGTTTCCTCTTCGACGAGGCCCTGCCGGCCGTCCGGGCGCGCTACCGCACGCTGCCGACGACGGTCCTCGCGGGCTTCTCCGCGGGCGGCGTGTTCGCGCTCTACTCGGCGGCGACGTGGCCCGGACGCTACCAGGGTGTGATCGCCATGGACCCGGCGATCTGGTACAACGACCGACGTCCCGCCGTCGAGTACGCGGACGCGATCGCGCGATCGTCGGCGCGGCAGCGCATCTTCGCCGGACATCACGGCCTCGGCGACGCCGACATCGACACGACCACGCGCCGCTTCGCATCGCACCTCGACTCGATCCGACCGCCTAACGTCGCGTTCGCGCACCGCCGCTACCCCGACGACTGGCACGCGCTGGTGCCACTGTCGGCGCTCCCCGACGGCCTGCGCTTCGTCTTCGCGCCGGTGGCGACGCAGTCGCTGCCCATCGCCACGCTCGACGAGCGCGCCGACTCCGCGGCGGTCGTGCGCGCGCTCGCGGCCTCGGAGGCGATGTATGCCGACTCCGCGCGCACGCTCCTGCTGTCCGAGCGACTGCCGGAGCCGGACGTCAACCGTCTCGCCCGCGTCGCGTCGAACACGCTGAAGCAGCCGCGCGTCGCGCTGCTCGTGCTGCGGAGGAACGTGACGCTTCATCCCGGCTCGGCGCGCGCCGTGGCGCGCCTCGCGGCGGGCCATCTCGCGCTCGGCGACACGACCGGCGCGATCGCGCAGCTCCGGCGCGCGATCGCGATGGCGCCGTCGTCGCCGACGGAGCTGCCGGGCGACGCGCGCTCGACCCTCGACACGCTCCTGCAGCGACGCGCGCCGCGGCGGCGCGCGCGGCTCGTCACCGGCGCATGGCCGTCGGTGCGCGAGGACCGTACGCTTCGTCGCAACCCGTTCGTCATCGCTCCCGATTCCGTGAGCGCTCCATGA
- a CDS encoding helix-turn-helix domain-containing protein — translation MDGDPATTDGLAARRVQRAVTRAGLHVFEAVYEPHSRLPDHEHASPFFSYVLRGAYAERAGGATRDCRRGAVIFHRDHESHANVVGPRGTASLNVELALDAWRELTDDVSPARRIAGRVLTDDVEWHAFAVWREFHRDDDGSALGMDEAVALLCDAVRDRRARGTFEPHRRLDACAEYLAGRLTGAVRLADVARIAGVHPMHLTRLFRRRFGCSMGEFVRRRRVAWACDQLVSGEGTISSVAARAGFSDHAHFTRTFRRLTGCSPRWYRERVRF, via the coding sequence ATGGACGGCGACCCCGCGACCACGGACGGGCTGGCGGCCCGGCGGGTGCAGCGTGCGGTGACGCGCGCCGGTCTGCACGTGTTCGAGGCCGTGTACGAGCCACACTCACGGCTCCCCGATCACGAGCACGCCTCACCGTTCTTCTCGTACGTGCTGCGCGGCGCGTACGCGGAGCGCGCGGGCGGCGCGACCCGGGACTGCCGTCGAGGCGCCGTGATATTCCATCGCGACCACGAGTCGCACGCGAACGTCGTCGGCCCCCGCGGCACGGCGTCGCTGAACGTGGAGCTCGCGCTCGACGCATGGCGCGAGCTCACCGACGACGTCTCGCCGGCGCGCCGGATCGCGGGGCGCGTGCTCACCGACGACGTCGAGTGGCACGCGTTCGCGGTCTGGCGCGAGTTCCATCGGGACGACGACGGGAGCGCGCTCGGCATGGACGAGGCGGTGGCGCTGCTGTGCGACGCCGTGCGGGACCGCCGCGCGCGCGGCACGTTCGAGCCGCACCGCCGGCTGGACGCGTGCGCGGAGTACCTGGCGGGGCGGCTGACCGGCGCGGTGCGGCTCGCGGACGTCGCCCGGATCGCCGGGGTGCATCCCATGCACCTCACGCGGCTCTTCCGCCGACGCTTCGGCTGCTCGATGGGCGAGTTCGTCCGCCGGCGGCGCGTGGCGTGGGCGTGCGACCAGCTCGTGAGCGGGGAGGGCACCATCTCGAGCGTGGCGGCGCGGGCCGGCTTCTCGGACCACGCGCACTTCACGCGCACCTTCCGCCGCCTCACGGGGTGCTCGCCTCGCTGGTACCGCGAACGCGTGCGCTTCTAG
- a CDS encoding helix-turn-helix transcriptional regulator encodes MTDHAIGGYRESPPPADLAFAVEALWTHATAPVRPTVHRVVPDPAVSLCFTGVRDANGPGSSRLILIGPVAQARMFAPEPGSHMTSVRIKLEWCRSLLGVAPGEHEDAEHPYALAHPALGAPLEERLARTRTPGDALRVLVEFLRARTAAATVARRASRAPAPPLVRAGMEMLRTSAGHLRVDALSAPLGVTDRHLRRVILAETGISPRRFARVQRLHALLRDADRAATPAWAALAARHGYADQSHLIRELRALAGATPGRLVAERRAEPSVSVTG; translated from the coding sequence ATGACTGACCATGCGATCGGCGGCTATCGCGAATCGCCCCCACCCGCCGACCTGGCGTTCGCCGTCGAAGCGCTGTGGACGCACGCGACCGCGCCCGTGCGGCCCACCGTGCACCGCGTGGTGCCCGACCCCGCCGTGAGCCTGTGCTTCACGGGTGTGCGCGACGCCAACGGCCCGGGCTCGTCGCGGCTGATCCTCATCGGCCCGGTCGCGCAGGCGCGCATGTTCGCGCCGGAGCCCGGATCGCACATGACGTCGGTGCGCATCAAGCTCGAGTGGTGCCGCAGCCTGCTCGGCGTGGCGCCCGGTGAGCACGAGGATGCGGAACATCCTTACGCGCTCGCGCACCCTGCTCTCGGCGCGCCGCTCGAGGAGCGCCTGGCGCGCACCCGCACACCGGGCGACGCGCTGCGCGTCCTCGTCGAGTTCCTGCGCGCACGCACCGCAGCTGCAACGGTCGCGCGCCGCGCGTCACGCGCACCCGCGCCGCCGCTGGTCCGTGCAGGGATGGAGATGCTGCGCACGTCGGCCGGTCACCTTCGCGTCGATGCGTTGTCGGCGCCGCTCGGCGTGACCGACCGCCACCTGCGCCGCGTGATCCTGGCGGAAACGGGGATCTCGCCGCGGCGCTTCGCGCGCGTGCAGCGGCTCCACGCGCTCCTCCGCGACGCCGACCGCGCCGCGACGCCCGCCTGGGCGGCGCTCGCCGCGCGCCACGGCTACGCGGACCAGTCGCATCTGATCCGCGAGCTGCGCGCGCTCGCCGGTGCGACGCCGGGCCGCCTCGTCGCCGAGCGCAGAGCCGAGCCGAGCGTGAGCGTCACGGGCTGA
- a CDS encoding ankyrin repeat domain-containing protein: MSDQPSPPAEGARSALDAVRREAKRLLRQARAGDAPVLAALRALLPRLAALDDAGVRTAIRLADVQHAVARQHGHDNWAALKAAYERLDPLHVHAARFLEAVRGDDTARALAVLETHPAIAHHDLACACAAGDVAAVEARLAADPSAAARPAPPDEPPPLVYAALSDVKRARGVTEAEQVRLVRLLLDAGASPNTSVPLPDGPDRLPVLYYPCLAGNVAVARLLLERGAAPTDGESLYHAAQHDRREILELLLAHGADPSRGPVEGATTPLYFLASHRASNPIGAAAMRGMAWLLAHGADPNVPLGRVSDGQTRAQLGETPLHRVAAGGHGAAAIESLLAHGARVDAARTDGATPYVLAIRAGNRAAADALAAAGADVARLAPVDRLLDACLTGDAAGAHALVASHPGLVAALDEEAARAIHVALDDDHPEAVAIMLSLGWPLGVESEWGGTALHWAAWHGRVALVRQLLAHGAPVNARDSRYGSSPIAWAAHGSRFSPRANDDDYPAIVHLLLDAGATRAEAYNRWHEPPERLARPSVVHALRARGFAP, encoded by the coding sequence ATGTCCGACCAGCCCTCCCCGCCCGCCGAAGGCGCCCGCTCCGCGCTCGACGCCGTTCGCCGCGAGGCGAAGCGCCTCCTCCGCCAGGCCCGCGCCGGCGACGCGCCGGTCCTCGCCGCGCTCCGCGCGCTGCTTCCGCGCCTCGCCGCGCTCGACGACGCGGGCGTGCGAACCGCGATCCGGCTCGCCGACGTCCAGCACGCGGTCGCGCGGCAACACGGCCACGACAACTGGGCGGCGCTGAAGGCCGCCTACGAGCGGCTCGACCCGCTGCACGTCCACGCGGCGCGCTTCCTCGAGGCCGTGCGCGGCGACGACACGGCGCGCGCGCTGGCCGTGCTCGAGACGCACCCGGCGATCGCGCACCACGACCTGGCGTGCGCCTGCGCCGCGGGCGACGTCGCGGCGGTCGAGGCGCGGCTCGCCGCCGATCCGTCGGCGGCGGCGCGCCCCGCACCGCCCGACGAGCCGCCGCCGCTCGTCTACGCCGCGCTCTCCGACGTGAAGCGCGCCCGCGGCGTGACCGAGGCCGAACAGGTGCGGCTCGTGCGCCTGCTCCTCGACGCCGGCGCGAGCCCGAACACCAGCGTGCCGCTGCCCGACGGGCCCGATCGGCTTCCCGTGCTCTACTACCCGTGCCTCGCCGGCAACGTCGCGGTCGCGCGGCTGCTGCTCGAGCGCGGCGCCGCGCCCACCGACGGGGAGAGCCTGTACCACGCCGCGCAGCACGACCGTCGCGAGATCCTCGAGCTGCTGCTCGCCCACGGCGCGGACCCGAGCCGCGGCCCCGTGGAGGGCGCGACCACGCCGCTCTACTTCCTCGCGTCGCACCGGGCGTCGAACCCGATCGGCGCGGCGGCGATGCGCGGCATGGCGTGGCTGCTCGCGCACGGCGCGGACCCGAACGTGCCGCTCGGCCGCGTGAGCGACGGGCAGACGCGCGCGCAGCTCGGCGAGACGCCGCTGCACCGCGTCGCGGCGGGCGGCCACGGCGCGGCCGCGATCGAGTCGCTGCTCGCGCACGGCGCGCGGGTGGACGCCGCGCGCACCGACGGCGCGACACCGTACGTGCTCGCGATACGCGCCGGGAACCGCGCGGCGGCCGACGCGCTCGCCGCCGCCGGGGCCGACGTGGCGCGTCTCGCACCCGTGGACCGGCTGCTCGACGCCTGCCTAACGGGCGACGCGGCGGGCGCGCACGCTCTCGTCGCGTCGCACCCCGGGCTCGTCGCCGCGCTCGACGAGGAGGCCGCGCGGGCGATCCACGTCGCGCTGGACGACGACCACCCGGAGGCGGTGGCGATCATGCTGTCGCTCGGCTGGCCGCTGGGCGTGGAGAGCGAGTGGGGCGGCACCGCGCTGCACTGGGCGGCGTGGCACGGGCGCGTCGCCCTCGTGCGGCAGCTGCTCGCCCACGGCGCGCCGGTGAACGCGCGCGACTCGCGCTACGGCAGCTCGCCGATCGCGTGGGCGGCGCACGGCTCGCGCTTCAGCCCGCGCGCCAACGACGACGACTACCCGGCCATCGTGCACCTGCTCCTCGACGCGGGCGCGACGCGCGCCGAGGCGTACAACCGGTGGCATGAGCCGCCCGAGCGCCTGGCGCGGCCGTCGGTCGTGCACGCCCTGCGCGCGCGGGGGTTCGCGCCGTGA